In Raphanus sativus cultivar WK10039 chromosome 5, ASM80110v3, whole genome shotgun sequence, the following proteins share a genomic window:
- the LOC108863176 gene encoding receptor-like protein 1, whose protein sequence is MIMRTHERNWWWVKEKKQMALVLFMIVTLMLQLQMKGCVGCLETERMGLLQLKSYLKNGFEVEEESMMKSWSHDDPSSDCCHWERVKCSDATGGHVVHLSLNGLIPNNELENQSLNLSLLHSFPRLQSLDLSYNKFSDLFVPINGALIPSSLHVLDLANNQLSSTPKGYLEICALLNLQELDLSSNALTNTPNCLANLTRLRTLDLSENQMSGDLSSFVSALPSTLEYLSLFENNFNGSFSFSSLANHTRLTVFKLSSKLGTIQAQGESSWLPPFQLKILKLNKLNTGSAIPSFLAHQHDLRSIHITYSQLKGAFPGWLVQNNTRLEDIRLNNNLLSEFRLPSGLVHGGLQALDISSNRIYHHSLPEDIGIVFPHLKFMNFSSNHNRGTIPSSMGEMKSLQHLDMSSNRLYGQLPKTFLRGCYSLLILRLSNNRLQGKVFPRHANLTSLQWLLLDGNNFNGSLEKGLLNSKYLALLDISDNSFSGTLPYWIGKFSCLSHLYMRGNKLKGQVPHQLQNLQLVVLDMSNNSFSGSIPRNLNVKYLRELRLHSNQFMGSVPSYLFKAKVLQVLDLRHNSLSGTILNTTIGNTSDIRALLLQNNSFQTHIPEKICQLSIVSLLDLSHNKFKGAIPSCFGKMSFGAQTYDSIFRIYGYVVGFPFVQSRSYTSALDLLDIEVGVEVQSKETTVNFLSKSRYETYQGDILGYMNGLDLSSNQLSGEIPVEVWDLQNIRSLNFSSNHLIGSIPDSISNLKNLESLDLSNNKLHGNIPPQLADLDSLGYFNVSYNNLSGEIPFKAHLMTFEATSYRGNPHLCGLPTRAVKWESPCPLAHIRLSIYSLWTESDHVH, encoded by the exons ATGATAATGAGAACACATGAGAGAAACTGGTGGTGGGttaaggagaagaagcagatgGCTTTGGTGTTGTTCATGATAGTAACATTGATGCTTCAACTCCAGATGAAAGGATGTGTAGGTTGTCTGGAAACTGAGCGGATGGGTCTGTTGCAACTCAAGTCCTATCTCAAGAATGGTTttgaagtagaagaagaaagcaTGATGAAATCATGGAGTCATGATGATCCTAGCAGTGATTGCTGCCACTGGGAAAGGGTAAAGTGTAGTGACGCTACCGGTGGCCACGTAGTCCACCTCTCGCTTAATGGACTCATACCCAACAATGAGTTAGAAAACCAGTCTCTTAATCTGTCTTTGCTCCATAGCTTCCCTCGACTCCAAAGTCTTGACCTTTCATACAATAAGTTCAGTGACTTGTTTGTTCCCATCAATG GTGCACTGATTCCTTCATCTTTACACGTACTGGATCTTGCAAACAATCAATTATCATCGACCCCAAAAG GCTACTTAGAGATTTGCGCATTACTGAATCTTCAAGAGCTGGATTTAAGCTCCAATGCTTTGACAAATACTCCTAATTGTCTGGCTAACTTAACCCGTCTTCGAACTCTTGATCTATCCGAAAACCAAATGAGTGGAGACTTGTCTTCCTTTGTATCTGCTCTACCATCAACACTTGAGTACTTGTCCCTTTTTGAGAATAACTTCAACGGGTCGTTCTCGTTCAGTTCACTGGCCAATCACACAAGACTCACAGTATTCAAGCTATCATCGAAACTTGGTACGATCCAAGCTCAGGGTGAAAGCTCCTGGCTTCCACCGTTTCAGTTGAAGATACTAAAGCTAAATAAACTCAATACTGGCAGCGCAATCCCTAGCTTTCTTGCTCATCAACATGACTTACGCTCCATTCATATTACTTATAGCCAGTTGAAAGGAGCATTTCCGGGCTGGCTTGTGCAGAATAATACAAGGCTGGAGGATATTAGATTAAACAACAATTTGTTGTCAGAGTTTCGACTACCTTCAGGGCTTGTTCATGGCGGGCTACAAGCTCTTGATATCTCGAGTAACAGGATATATCATCATTCACTTCCAGAAGACATTGGGATTGTTTTTCCACATCTCAAGTTTATGAACTTTTCTTCAAATCATAATCGTGGAACCATTCCATCTTCTATGGGCGAGATGAAAAGTCTACAACACTTGGACATGTCCTCTAACCGTCTATATGGGCAGCTACCCAAAACGTTTTTACGTGGCTGCTACTCGCTACTGATCCTGAGGCTCTCCAATAACCGACTCCAGGGGAAAGTATTCCCGAGACATGCAAATCTTACTAGTCTACAATGGTTGTTGCTTGATGGAAACAATTTTAATGGGAGTCTCGAGAAAGGTTTGTTGAACTCAAAGTATCTAGCTCTGTTGGACATATCAGATAATAGCTTTTCCGGCACACTTCCATATTGGATAGGTAAATTCTCATGCCTATCCCATCTATACATGAGGGGAAACAAGCTAAAAGGTCAGGTGCCTCATCAACTACAAAATCTACAGCTTGTGGTTTTAGACATGTCAAACAACAGCTTTTCTGGTTCCATTCCAAGGAATCTTAATGTTAAATATCTCAGAGAATTAAGGCTACATAGCAATCAGTTTATGGGCTCAGTTCCGAGCTATTTATTCAAGGCTAAGGTATTACAGGTGCTCGATCTGCGGCACAACAGTCTTTCTGGAACGATCCTGAATACTACTATCGGAAATACATCTGACATACGTGCTCTTCTTCTACAGAATAATAGCTTTCAGACTCATATCCCTGAGAAAATATGTCAGCTAAGTATTGTTAGCCTCTTGGACTTATCTCACAACAAATTCAAAGGTGCCATACCCTCATGTTTTGGTAAAATGTCTTTTGGTGCCCAAACCTACGACAGTATATTCAGGATATATGGTTACGTAGTAGGGTTCCCGTTCGTCCAAAGTAGGAGCTATACATCAGCTCTTGACCTTCTTGATATCGAAGTAGGTGTTGAAGTTCAGTCAAAAGAAACTACAGTTAATTTTCTATCGAAAAGCAGATATGAAACATATCAAGGTGATATTCTTGGCTATATGAATGGTCTGGATTTGTCAAGCAACCAATTATCCGGTGAGATTCCAGTTGAAGTTTGGGATCTTCAGAACATAAGATCCCTGAATTTTTCGAGCAACCACCTCATCGGCTCCATACCAGATAGCatttcaaatctgaagaatTTGGAGAGTCTGGATTTATCTAACAATAAGCTACATGGAAACATCCCTCCTCAGCTAGCCGATCTCGACAGTTTGGGATACTTCAATGTCTCATATAACAATCTATCTGGTGAAATCCCTTTCAAAGCCCATCTTATGACCTTTGAAGCAACAAGTTACAGAGGCAATCCTCATCTCTGTGGACTTCCTACTAGAGCTGTCAAATGGGAAAGCCCATGTCCATTAGCCCATATCCGTTTGTCCATTTATAGTTTGTGGACAGAGAGTGACCATGTCCATTAA